A genomic region of Chloroflexota bacterium contains the following coding sequences:
- a CDS encoding DUF503 domain-containing protein, with product MLIASVRLELFIPAVHSLKEKRSVLKSIITRLRNEFNASVAEVDEHDRWQRGVIGVACVGSETRYLEGQIDAIIRWIEQNRPDVSIVDIEREML from the coding sequence ATGTTAATTGCTAGTGTTCGACTTGAACTCTTCATCCCCGCCGTTCATTCACTCAAAGAAAAACGTAGCGTGCTTAAATCAATAATTACTCGTTTGCGCAACGAGTTCAACGCCTCGGTCGCCGAGGTTGATGAACATGATCGTTGGCAGCGCGGGGTAATTGGGGTAGCCTGCGTCGGCAGCGAAACTCGCTATCTCGAAGGCCAAATCGATGCCATTATTCGCTGGATCGAGCAAAATCGGCCTGATGTGAGCATTGTGGATATTGAGCGCGAAATGTTGTAA
- the pdxT gene encoding pyridoxal 5'-phosphate synthase glutaminase subunit PdxT: MTVGVLALQGAFIEHETMLQGLGVATLQVRLPEQLAQVERLIIPGGESTTIGKLLVRFDLLEPIQQRAAEGMPIWGTCAGMILLAKEIAEGRVEGQPALGLMDITARRNAFGRQVDSFETNLQVPALGEAPFHAVFIRAPQIDKVGEAVETLASLADGRIVAARQAKLLATAFHPELTGDARFHKLFLNL, encoded by the coding sequence ATGACGGTTGGTGTTTTGGCGCTGCAAGGCGCGTTTATTGAGCATGAAACAATGCTCCAAGGCTTGGGCGTGGCAACCTTGCAGGTTCGCTTGCCTGAACAATTAGCCCAAGTTGAGCGTTTGATTATTCCTGGTGGCGAGAGCACGACGATTGGTAAATTGTTGGTACGTTTTGATTTGCTGGAGCCAATTCAGCAACGCGCCGCCGAAGGCATGCCAATTTGGGGCACATGCGCTGGCATGATTTTGCTCGCCAAGGAAATTGCCGAAGGTCGAGTTGAAGGCCAGCCAGCCTTGGGTTTGATGGATATTACTGCGCGACGCAATGCTTTTGGTCGCCAAGTTGATAGTTTTGAAACCAACTTGCAGGTGCCAGCCCTCGGCGAAGCACCGTTTCATGCAGTCTTCATCCGCGCCCCGCAGATCGATAAGGTGGGCGAGGCAGTCGAAACTTTAGCTAGTTTAGCTGATGGCCGCATCGTGGCGGCTCGTCAGGCTAAACTCTTGGCAACCGCGTTTCACCCCGAATTAACTGGCGATGCCCGTTTCCATAAGTTGTTTTTGAATTTGTAG
- the pdxS gene encoding pyridoxal 5'-phosphate synthase lyase subunit PdxS produces the protein METSTFTTKVGLAQMLKGGVIMDVVTPDQAKIAEEAGAVAVMALERVPADIRKDGGVARMSDPEMIQGIIEAVTIPVMAKSRIGHFVEAQILEAIGVDYIDESEVLTPADEEHHTNKHNFKVPFVCGARNLGEALRRITEGAAMIRTKGEAGTGNVVEAVRHARTMFAEIRRLQTLDPDELFVAAKNLQAPYELVKQIAELGRLPVVNFAAGGIATPADAALMMQLGVDGVFVGSGIFKSGNPAKRAKAIVEATTHFRDAKLLAEISRNLGEAMVGINIDTIPENELLAKRGW, from the coding sequence ATGGAAACTTCAACATTTACCACTAAAGTCGGCTTGGCCCAAATGCTCAAGGGCGGCGTGATTATGGACGTGGTTACTCCAGACCAAGCTAAAATTGCTGAAGAAGCTGGCGCAGTCGCCGTTATGGCGCTCGAACGAGTTCCAGCTGATATTCGTAAGGATGGCGGCGTGGCTCGCATGAGCGACCCCGAAATGATCCAAGGCATCATTGAAGCAGTCACCATTCCTGTGATGGCTAAATCGCGGATTGGCCACTTTGTTGAAGCGCAAATCCTCGAAGCAATTGGGGTTGATTATATTGACGAGAGCGAAGTGCTCACGCCTGCTGATGAAGAACATCATACCAACAAGCACAATTTCAAAGTGCCATTCGTCTGTGGTGCTCGTAATTTGGGCGAAGCTTTGCGCCGCATCACCGAAGGCGCAGCCATGATTCGCACCAAGGGCGAAGCTGGCACGGGCAATGTGGTTGAAGCTGTGCGCCACGCTCGCACGATGTTCGCCGAAATTCGCCGTTTGCAAACCCTCGATCCCGATGAGTTGTTTGTAGCAGCCAAAAACTTGCAAGCTCCCTATGAATTGGTTAAGCAAATTGCTGAATTAGGCCGCTTGCCAGTTGTTAATTTCGCTGCTGGCGGGATTGCAACTCCAGCCGATGCTGCTTTGATGATGCAATTGGGCGTTGATGGGGTGTTCGTTGGCTCAGGGATTTTCAAATCAGGTAATCCAGCCAAACGTGCCAAAGCGATTGTTGAAGCAACCACCCACTTCCGCGATGCCAAGCTTTTGGCCGAAATTAGCCGCAACTTAGGCGAAGCCATGGTCGGCATCAACATCGATACCATCCCTGAGAACGAGTTGCTCGCCAAACGCGGTTGGTAA
- a CDS encoding terpene cyclase/mutase family protein: MLRRAAIHRWLLVLVALFVAMPVAAQAPTEGAKAGAWIVTQAQADGSFPGFGLGETADAVYALKATGLKVEINVQSFIEKNASAIAAKPGVAAKFVLAELLLGNNPRAVAGVDLVAAVTGSYKADSGMYGGDVTTHALALLALNAAGAPVENKAINTLNSVQIADGSWSFSGDTTAGAGDTNTTALVVQALVAVGQGKSEVVTKAMSYLQTQQNSDGGFPYSKASSYGSATDANSTGLVIQAIVATGGNPTAAPWATATGNPLSALLSLQNASGAFRYDAATPDDNAFATYQATPALFYVTYPLTALVTAPQPTAVPSTPVATATPKPNTPITLPDTGTPALPLWPVVIVFGLACIVAGFRLRRVA; encoded by the coding sequence ATGCTCCGACGAGCAGCCATCCATCGCTGGTTATTGGTTTTAGTGGCGCTATTTGTGGCCATGCCAGTTGCGGCGCAAGCCCCGACTGAAGGCGCAAAAGCTGGCGCGTGGATTGTCACTCAAGCTCAAGCCGATGGCAGTTTTCCTGGCTTTGGTTTGGGCGAAACCGCCGATGCCGTCTATGCTTTAAAGGCAACTGGTTTGAAAGTTGAAATCAACGTTCAAAGCTTTATCGAAAAAAATGCTAGTGCAATTGCCGCTAAGCCTGGGGTTGCCGCCAAGTTTGTGTTGGCCGAATTGTTGCTGGGCAACAATCCTCGCGCCGTTGCTGGTGTTGATTTAGTCGCTGCTGTAACTGGCAGTTACAAAGCCGATAGCGGCATGTATGGTGGCGATGTTACGACCCATGCATTGGCGTTGTTGGCCTTGAACGCGGCAGGTGCGCCCGTCGAAAACAAAGCGATCAACACCTTAAATTCAGTGCAAATTGCTGATGGTTCGTGGTCGTTCAGCGGCGATACGACTGCTGGTGCCGGCGATACCAATACCACGGCTTTGGTCGTTCAAGCCTTAGTCGCGGTTGGTCAAGGCAAGAGCGAAGTTGTTACCAAAGCGATGAGTTACTTGCAAACGCAACAAAATAGCGATGGTGGATTTCCCTATTCGAAGGCTTCGAGCTATGGTAGCGCCACCGATGCCAACTCAACCGGCTTGGTAATTCAAGCGATTGTGGCAACTGGTGGTAATCCAACTGCTGCACCTTGGGCCACGGCAACTGGAAATCCCTTGAGCGCCTTGTTGAGCTTGCAAAATGCCAGCGGCGCATTCCGCTACGATGCAGCAACACCGGATGATAACGCCTTTGCGACCTATCAAGCCACACCTGCCTTGTTCTATGTGACCTATCCTTTGACCGCCTTGGTGACAGCACCCCAACCAACCGCTGTGCCAAGCACACCTGTGGCAACCGCTACCCCCAAACCAAACACCCCAATTACCTTGCCCGACACTGGCACACCTGCATTACCATTATGGCCAGTGGTGATTGTGTTTGGCTTGGCTTGTATTGTGGCTGGTTTCCGTTTGCGCCGCGTCGCTTAA
- a CDS encoding energy-coupling factor transporter transmembrane protein EcfT, protein MEAPEQAMSAEIYQPTAGRAREALTKTAPPAANKEWVSPVSQRQRRIARPWEGGHSLAWVAWLVAALACIGQTDQPLYLILIGAVTLLVWQSCALDSPFQAVVRVMLQLGAVLFGFNVLFSVITASVLRGQTVLFELPSWRLPQLLGGIQLGGIITAEQLASGAVRGLRLWTLLLVVGTFNACVNHYRLLRRTPQGFFQLGLVLTIGLAFVPQTLLRLRAIRDAQRLRGHRFRSWRDALPLFVPLLSGGLEQSLTLAEAMEARGFGRAQRGRIAAYWTWLGLAGVLLVCAGIWMLFFYAKASLGAMVAWVLLALGLIAMLSYWCQANRLIVRTSYRRERWTLRATSITLLAMAAPLGFWLAQRSGSAMFYRIYPKLAWPPFEPLLTLAILALLAPLLFKPSAR, encoded by the coding sequence TTGGAAGCGCCAGAGCAAGCGATGAGTGCTGAAATCTATCAACCAACTGCTGGCCGTGCCCGCGAGGCTTTGACCAAAACTGCTCCGCCAGCGGCCAACAAGGAATGGGTCAGCCCAGTTAGCCAACGTCAGCGCCGCATTGCCCGCCCATGGGAAGGCGGCCATAGTTTGGCGTGGGTTGCTTGGCTGGTCGCCGCCTTGGCGTGTATCGGCCAAACCGATCAACCGCTCTATTTGATTTTGATTGGGGCGGTGACGTTGTTGGTTTGGCAGAGTTGCGCCTTGGATAGCCCGTTTCAGGCAGTGGTGCGGGTGATGTTGCAACTTGGAGCGGTGCTATTTGGCTTTAATGTGCTATTTAGCGTGATTACCGCCAGTGTGCTGCGCGGCCAAACGGTGCTGTTTGAATTGCCAAGTTGGCGCTTGCCGCAACTGCTTGGTGGCATTCAACTGGGCGGAATTATTACCGCTGAGCAATTGGCAAGTGGTGCTGTGCGTGGGCTACGTTTGTGGACATTGTTGCTGGTGGTCGGCACATTCAACGCCTGTGTTAATCATTATCGCTTGTTGCGGCGCACGCCCCAAGGCTTTTTCCAATTGGGCTTGGTGCTAACCATTGGCCTAGCGTTTGTGCCTCAAACCCTGTTGCGCTTGCGGGCAATTCGTGATGCCCAACGTTTGCGCGGCCATCGTTTTCGTTCGTGGCGCGATGCCTTGCCCTTGTTTGTGCCCTTGCTCAGCGGCGGCTTAGAACAATCGCTGACGCTGGCCGAAGCCATGGAAGCCCGTGGGTTTGGCCGCGCTCAACGTGGTCGCATCGCGGCCTACTGGACCTGGCTTGGTTTGGCAGGCGTATTGTTGGTTTGTGCAGGCATCTGGATGTTGTTTTTCTATGCTAAAGCTAGCTTGGGCGCAATGGTAGCTTGGGTATTGTTGGCACTTGGCCTGATTGCCATGCTCAGTTATTGGTGTCAGGCCAATCGGCTAATTGTGCGCACTAGCTATCGCCGCGAACGCTGGACACTCCGCGCCACGAGTATTACGCTTTTGGCGATGGCTGCGCCGCTAGGGTTTTGGCTGGCACAGCGTTCTGGCAGCGCAATGTTTTATCGAATATACCCCAAATTAGCTTGGCCGCCATTTGAGCCATTGCTGACCCTGGCAATTTTGGCTTTGCTTGCGCCGTTATTGTTCAAGCCTAGCGCTCGCTAA
- a CDS encoding PDZ domain-containing protein, giving the protein MRYRWLLLLGIGLLASCTAQLPWAATPTVPPTPTATTAPLALATPTFLPSPTAQPSLAPTPTLELAQATPTATTPMSPAERLALFNDVWQTVNEHYLYPDFNGVDWAAVRTEIEPQVQAAPDDETLYTILEGMVAKLNDQHSRFARPVEAVYEDAVASGTDSYVGIGVLTIHEENAAFITLVFPDSPAQAAGLMRGDRITAVEGQPFTNADQIRGPEGSQVRLTIQTPQADPRELLITRRAVVGKITPSGRRLPNAPTVGYVLIPSLWADDMHTQVVSELSKLIADPQPLDGLILDLRSNGGGWRSVLEGILGQFVSGEVGNFYSQEKLYPLNVKPGLLYEQLKQVPLAVLIDKDSASYAEVLAGTLQFNGALVLGQASQGNTETIFQYNFEDGSRLWVAQEGFKLPDGSNFETKGVQPNIVVEDDWTQYTIPNDPAVLQAIVSFSER; this is encoded by the coding sequence ATGCGTTATCGTTGGTTGCTTTTGCTGGGAATTGGATTGCTCGCTAGCTGTACTGCACAATTGCCTTGGGCGGCCACACCAACTGTGCCACCAACCCCGACCGCGACCACGGCTCCGCTAGCCTTGGCGACCCCAACATTCTTGCCTAGCCCAACCGCCCAGCCAAGCCTTGCGCCAACCCCAACCCTTGAGCTAGCGCAAGCTACGCCAACCGCGACAACCCCGATGAGTCCCGCCGAACGGCTAGCTTTGTTCAATGATGTTTGGCAAACGGTCAATGAACATTATCTATATCCCGATTTTAATGGCGTGGATTGGGCCGCCGTGCGCACTGAAATCGAGCCGCAAGTGCAGGCTGCGCCCGATGATGAAACGCTCTACACAATTTTAGAAGGCATGGTCGCCAAACTCAACGATCAACATTCGCGCTTTGCCCGACCAGTCGAAGCAGTTTATGAAGATGCCGTGGCCAGCGGAACCGATAGCTATGTTGGCATCGGTGTACTAACAATTCACGAAGAAAATGCCGCCTTTATTACCTTGGTTTTCCCTGATAGCCCAGCCCAAGCGGCGGGCTTGATGCGCGGCGATCGCATTACCGCCGTCGAAGGCCAGCCGTTTACCAATGCCGACCAAATTCGTGGCCCCGAAGGCAGCCAAGTGCGGCTGACAATTCAAACACCGCAAGCCGACCCACGAGAGTTGCTGATAACGCGGCGGGCGGTGGTTGGCAAAATTACGCCATCAGGCCGCCGCTTGCCCAATGCACCAACCGTTGGCTATGTGCTAATTCCCAGCTTGTGGGCCGACGATATGCATACCCAAGTTGTCAGCGAACTGAGCAAATTGATCGCCGATCCGCAGCCACTTGATGGCCTGATTTTGGATCTGCGATCCAACGGCGGTGGCTGGCGTAGTGTGCTTGAAGGCATTTTGGGCCAATTTGTCAGCGGTGAGGTTGGCAATTTCTATAGTCAGGAAAAGTTATATCCGTTAAATGTTAAACCTGGCCTGTTGTATGAGCAGCTGAAACAAGTGCCGCTAGCGGTGCTAATCGACAAAGATAGTGCCTCGTATGCTGAAGTGTTGGCCGGAACGCTGCAATTTAACGGAGCTTTGGTGCTGGGTCAAGCCAGCCAAGGCAATACCGAAACGATTTTTCAATATAATTTTGAGGATGGCTCACGCTTGTGGGTGGCCCAAGAGGGCTTCAAATTGCCTGATGGCAGTAATTTTGAAACCAAAGGTGTGCAGCCCAATATTGTGGTTGAAGACGATTGGACTCAATACACGATTCCGAATGACCCTGCGGTATTGCAGGCAATTGTTTCATTTAGCGAGCGCTAG
- a CDS encoding M20/M25/M40 family metallo-hydrolase, which produces MAINQERLLDTFCTLVRIDNPSGEEAAMAAHLIERCQALGLDCEQDAIGNVIARLAGVGSPLLLNAHMDSVAPCHGKQPVIRDGNIYSAGDTVLGADDLAGVTAFLEGIQAVLESGQPHRAIELVFTVQEETGLYGARALDYSKLQAKQGLAFDLNGDVGAICIGSPAHDSFTATITGVSAHAGVAPEKGISAIEVAAHAIAAMPLGRLDDETTANIGSIHGGKANNIVPDSVVVKGEARSRNQAKLDAQWQIMRNAFEQSAAKFGATVEIEHKQHYGPSVLAPDAEIVQLLNQAIRAIGLEPSLVVTGGGSDVSIISNNGIETANLAIGYENIHSVDEFIPIVQLQRAAQIVEQMLLMV; this is translated from the coding sequence ATGGCTATCAATCAAGAGCGTCTGCTCGATACGTTTTGTACTTTGGTTCGGATCGATAATCCATCTGGTGAAGAAGCGGCCATGGCTGCTCACTTAATCGAGCGCTGCCAAGCTTTGGGCCTTGACTGCGAGCAGGATGCGATTGGCAATGTGATTGCACGGTTGGCTGGTGTAGGCTCGCCATTGTTGTTGAATGCCCATATGGATAGCGTTGCACCATGTCATGGCAAGCAGCCCGTGATCCGCGATGGCAATATCTACAGCGCTGGCGATACCGTTTTGGGTGCTGATGATTTGGCGGGCGTTACCGCATTTCTCGAAGGCATTCAAGCAGTTTTAGAATCAGGCCAGCCACATCGAGCAATCGAGTTGGTATTTACGGTGCAAGAAGAGACAGGGTTGTATGGCGCTCGTGCGCTCGATTATAGCAAGCTGCAAGCCAAACAAGGCTTGGCCTTCGATTTAAATGGCGATGTTGGGGCGATTTGTATTGGTTCACCCGCCCACGATTCGTTTACCGCGACGATTACTGGGGTTTCGGCCCACGCTGGGGTTGCCCCCGAAAAAGGCATCAGCGCGATTGAAGTGGCTGCGCATGCGATTGCAGCCATGCCTTTGGGTCGGCTCGACGACGAAACCACCGCCAATATCGGCTCGATCCATGGCGGCAAAGCTAACAATATCGTGCCCGATTCAGTTGTGGTCAAAGGCGAGGCTCGTTCGCGCAACCAAGCCAAGCTCGATGCCCAATGGCAAATTATGCGCAATGCCTTCGAGCAATCCGCCGCTAAATTTGGCGCGACGGTTGAAATCGAACACAAACAACATTATGGGCCTAGCGTGCTAGCCCCCGATGCTGAAATTGTGCAATTGCTCAATCAAGCGATTCGGGCGATTGGGCTTGAGCCTTCGTTGGTGGTTACTGGCGGCGGCAGCGATGTCAGCATTATCAGCAATAATGGCATCGAAACTGCCAACTTAGCGATTGGCTACGAAAATATTCACTCGGTCGATGAGTTTATTCCGATTGTGCAACTGCAACGAGCTGCCCAAATCGTCGAACAAATGCTCTTGATGGTTTAA
- a CDS encoding penicillin-binding protein 2 codes for MQRFLKSLAGLIAVGLIIYGMVPWSKEEYWLPCLWIATILGGFAIWPIRTQRATGIYTATQNLALFMIIGFTMLTLQLLRTQVIRADEIYNRVVAEDDGNIISNIRLVRSTNRIKRGAIFDSQGVTLAENVIVSDNRSYRTYPIANQYDMRAFGHTLGYVSSIYGLYGLESSYNEYLAGGKGNSWQNLQNQLFSRPREGNNVQLTINAQLQDRAFKALDGRVGSVVVIDVKTGAIRAMVSTPSFDPSQLTLRLDAEDYAAESDRVVNYWNSLISDESRPLVFRSTQGQYPPGSTFKTVTAIGVLNNPEVGKPEDITCPNELFPQEGVSVPVVNAVDDEAGYIAQKFGEKFGLDGVYAFSCNTAFAQYGIRLQGDGRNLLEDQARRFHIYPADELPDTGDLTDLPSAPSQLYGGEDGDEWWSQPVAIADTAYGQGRLLVTPLEMAMITQSIGNNGDMMKPYLVERVTTPQGGELYQARPRKIGDPMSVEVSQRIRISMKAVVEQGWSGATVAGVPGYSVGGKSGTAENPLGAPHAWFISLAPLEDPKYAVAVMVENGGEGTSVGGSLAGIVMSAALEINP; via the coding sequence ATGCAGCGTTTCTTGAAATCACTTGCAGGGTTAATCGCGGTTGGCTTGATTATCTATGGAATGGTGCCATGGTCGAAAGAAGAATATTGGTTGCCATGTTTATGGATCGCGACCATCCTAGGTGGTTTTGCGATTTGGCCGATTCGCACCCAACGCGCCACTGGGATTTATACTGCAACCCAAAACTTAGCCTTGTTTATGATCATCGGTTTTACGATGTTGACGCTGCAATTGCTGCGTACCCAAGTGATTCGCGCCGATGAAATCTATAATCGGGTGGTTGCCGAGGACGATGGCAACATTATTAGCAATATTCGGCTCGTTCGTAGCACTAATCGGATCAAGCGCGGCGCAATTTTCGATTCGCAAGGGGTAACGCTCGCTGAAAATGTGATCGTTTCGGATAATCGTTCGTATCGCACCTACCCAATTGCCAATCAATACGATATGCGGGCTTTTGGCCATACTCTGGGCTATGTCAGCAGCATCTATGGCTTGTATGGCTTGGAAAGTAGCTATAACGAGTATTTGGCTGGTGGCAAAGGCAATAGCTGGCAAAATTTGCAAAATCAGCTGTTTAGCCGCCCGCGCGAAGGCAATAACGTGCAACTGACGATCAACGCGCAATTACAAGATCGAGCCTTCAAGGCGCTCGATGGGCGGGTTGGTTCGGTCGTGGTGATCGATGTCAAAACTGGCGCGATTCGGGCGATGGTTAGCACGCCCAGCTTTGATCCTTCGCAATTAACTTTGCGGCTTGATGCCGAAGATTATGCGGCAGAAAGCGATCGGGTGGTTAATTATTGGAACTCGTTGATCAGCGATGAATCACGGCCTCTCGTGTTTCGCTCAACGCAAGGCCAATATCCTCCAGGCTCGACCTTTAAAACGGTAACTGCAATTGGGGTGCTGAATAACCCTGAGGTTGGCAAGCCAGAAGACATCACCTGCCCCAATGAGCTTTTCCCGCAAGAGGGCGTAAGCGTGCCAGTGGTCAATGCGGTTGACGATGAGGCTGGTTATATCGCGCAGAAGTTTGGCGAAAAGTTTGGGCTTGATGGGGTTTATGCCTTTTCGTGTAATACAGCTTTTGCCCAATATGGCATTCGCTTGCAAGGCGATGGGCGTAACTTGCTCGAAGATCAAGCGCGGCGTTTTCATATTTACCCCGCCGATGAATTGCCCGACACTGGCGATTTGACCGATTTACCTTCAGCGCCCAGCCAACTCTATGGCGGCGAAGATGGCGACGAATGGTGGAGTCAGCCCGTGGCAATTGCCGACACTGCCTATGGCCAAGGTCGTTTGTTGGTCACCCCACTCGAAATGGCGATGATCACCCAATCCATCGGTAATAACGGCGATATGATGAAGCCCTACTTGGTCGAACGGGTGACCACGCCCCAAGGCGGCGAGTTGTATCAAGCCCGCCCCCGTAAAATCGGCGATCCAATGAGTGTTGAAGTTTCACAACGCATTCGGATTTCGATGAAGGCGGTGGTTGAGCAAGGTTGGTCGGGGGCGACGGTGGCTGGTGTGCCAGGCTATAGCGTTGGCGGCAAATCGGGCACAGCCGAAAATCCCCTTGGTGCGCCGCATGCTTGGTTTATCTCGTTGGCTCCGCTGGAAGACCCCAAATATGCGGTGGCTGTGATGGTTGAGAATGGTGGCGAAGGTACCAGTGTTGGCGGTTCGTTGGCAGGGATTGTCATGTCGGCAGCATTGGAAATCAATCCATAA
- a CDS encoding DUF1304 domain-containing protein, which translates to MAIVSLILVGLVAVEHIYILYLEMFAWTQPRTMKSFGLTPEFAQQSKSLAANQGLYNGFLAAGLIWGLVHPDTEFGLQIQLFFVICVVVAAIYGGLTAKRSILFVQGGPAIVALVALLIHMFV; encoded by the coding sequence ATGGCAATCGTTAGTTTAATTTTGGTGGGCTTGGTGGCGGTCGAACACATTTATATTTTGTATCTTGAAATGTTTGCTTGGACGCAGCCGCGCACCATGAAATCGTTTGGTTTAACGCCAGAGTTCGCCCAACAATCCAAATCGTTAGCAGCCAATCAAGGCTTATACAATGGATTTTTGGCGGCTGGCTTAATTTGGGGCTTGGTACATCCCGATACCGAGTTTGGCTTACAGATTCAACTCTTTTTCGTGATTTGTGTGGTCGTGGCAGCAATTTATGGTGGATTGACCGCCAAACGCTCAATTTTGTTCGTTCAAGGTGGCCCGGCAATTGTGGCGTTGGTGGCTTTGCTCATCCACATGTTTGTTTAA